Proteins found in one Crassostrea angulata isolate pt1a10 chromosome 3, ASM2561291v2, whole genome shotgun sequence genomic segment:
- the LOC128175389 gene encoding hepatocyte growth factor activator-like, with product MDLKKHVIFMMWIAFVRSGRRLTGYTFKREELIEFKQCFKSCYVHTDCLSVNFSVNRLLCELNSQQETDIVQVKENSDETGDFIYVSRNSFSQEIQSLAGRCSNTSCHSGKRCIPLSLGGFACVITRCLGEPLPVHYGYSASLHASLYNGGFFSSESYVGEKRKYTCANGTVPVGGNQVTCLANGQWEKPMFKCQVCTAANDTMGERYWGTVNVTINNRSCQRWDTTSPHNHSFIDLEENYCRNPDQEPRPWCYTTDPSRRWELCDVPVCN from the exons atggatctaaaaaaacatgtaattttcaTGATGTGGATTGCTTTTGTTCGATCTGGTCGACGCCTTACAGGTTACACTTTTAAACGTGAAGAACTAATCGAATTTAAACAGTGTTTCAAATCATGTTACGTTCACACCGATTGTCTCTCGGTCAATTTTAGCGTAAATCGATTGTTGTGTGAGCTGAATTCACAACAGGAGACCGATATTGTTCAAGTCAAGGAAAATTCGGACGAAACGGGGGATTTTATATACGTCTCTAGAAACTCTTTTTCACAG GAAATACAGTCCTTGGCTGGACGTTGTAGCAATACTAGTTGTCATTCGGGTAAAAGATGCATTCCCTTATCTTTAGGAGGATTTGCTTGCGTTATAACAA gaTGCTTAGGAGAACCCCTACCAGTGCATTACGGTTATAGCGCCAGTCTTCATGCTAGCCTTTACAATGGTGGATTTTTTTCTTCGGAAAGCTACGTAGGAGAGAAAAGAAAGTATACATGCGCAAATGGAACTGTTCCAGTCGGTGGAAATCAAGTCACGTGTTTGGCAAACGGCCAATGGGAGAAACCAATGTTTAAATGTCAAG TGTGTACTGCAGCAAATGATACAATGGGTGAAAGATACTGGGGGACTGTGAATGTGACAATAAACAATAGATCCTGTCAGCGGTGGGACACCACTAGTCCACATAACCATAGTTTCATTGATCTTGAG GAAAACTATTGCCGAAATCCGGACCAGGAACCTCGGCCTTGGTGTTACACAACAGATCCAAGCAGAAGGTGGGAACTGTGTGATGTACCCGTGTGTAACTAA
- the LOC128178731 gene encoding hillarin-like: protein MGCGGSKQDVAAVQPIENNIKPVSEPPKPVSNGTTPNQEVKDEQEEEEEETGSDCLYISTDPGEETLEVDDSLEEYNHIKPSEEAQENHIKKATNVKFFEDWFPEYSQDTDADSESRPRTVNHIDIKVHGSEKQLTIADIDKRARETPQDKASSFKALRNYLLKDLEKQTDKDRLAVRAILVWLSIQEEGDFGSKAANKDSPEGFLSLLAKKQTMFSTFFTVLCREFGLTCVKIKGLSKAGDYQPGDAITKENSSDIWTAVYFENSWNIVHPYWVCRGLFGHRPAGWIKLEAGGKAIGKSEKGVAGVLRNAFKEYYIFPNPKEFIHTCYPTDSKWQLTKNPISLKRFEKMPYLLPTFFGMGLKLISDETCLLNTIKGECMIEMQAPLKNANQIGLWYELYLKEGTGKTDDEKRMLQKENIPKLVAMIRCGDLWQFKLSLPIEGTFKICCYGGPYKSTMARIAEFRVDCKERKKDCRILPFDPGRVGFGPGPAAASAGFFLPSHAGGLVPVNAKSTIEISFTVEKIVIERTTIRATLYTTNKDQTVLQENVSVRTSVETSTVYFDAEVPDEGEYALSINTVRQSQTTQTTQTSTAVSNGKSQQHAHVREETSNVCNYLLSTFAKSKEKLNQKLARSELQSSLESAPKHGEGLTKGIKNIENGIKKCLKQKIMSSDNQIVVAKSKLEHLRIKNEVRNAKLRRNLYVTMGTIHMIKNSSLSRICDKEIQELEEFKMELEQLQKFPQEPPSLHWAIGELANSHTLWDEINNTVKAFLTLLGEPPESLKTWNDMLNVLRPPADMPPMLSITARIKELETSGAPKEGVDLENVTKCLKTYSIDQVRNINVGAAVMYEWVLKNSGQKTDK from the exons TTTGGAAGAGTATAATCACATCAAACCGTCTGAAGAAGCACAAGAAAATCACATTAAAAAGGCAACTAACGTCAAATTCTTTGAGGATTGGTTCCCGGAGTATTCTCAAGATACGGACGCTGATTCCGAGTCGAGACCAAGAACAGTGAACCACATTGACATAAAAGTACATGGCTCGGAAAAACAACTCACTATTGCCGACATCGACAAAAGGGCAAGAGAG ACCCCACAAGACAAAGCATCAAGCTTCAAGGCCCTTCGAAACTACTTGCTTAAAGATCTCGAGAAACAAACCGATAAGGATCGGTTAGCTGTAAGAGCAATCCTTGTTTGGCTTAGTATTCAAGAGGAGGGCGATTTTGGCTCCAAAGCTGCAAACAAAGATTCTCCCGAAGGATTTCTGTCACTTTTggccaaaaaacaaacaatgttTTCCACATTTTTCACAGTTCTCTGCAG AGAATTTGGTCTTACTTGTGTGAAAATAAAAGGACTTTCCAAAGCTGGGGACTATCAGCCAGGTGATGCAATAACTAAAGAAAACAGTTCGGACATCTGGACCGCTGTATACTTTGAAAACTCATGGAACATCGTTCATCCATATTGGGTTTGTAGAGGTCTGTTTGGACACAGACCAGCAGGATGGATAAAATTAGAAGCAGGTGGAAAGGCTATTGGCAAATCGGAAAAAGGAGTAGCAGGGGTCCTGAGAAATGCATTTaaagaatattatatttttcctAATCCAAAGGAATTTATTCATACCTGCTATCCTACTGACTCAAAATGGCAGCTGACAAAGAATCCAATTTCTCTTAAAAGATTTGAGAAAATGCCGTATTTATTGCCAACTTTCTTTGGAATGGGACTAAAATTAATATCAGATGAAACATGTCTGTTAAATACTATAAAAGGAGAATGTATGATTGAAATGCAAGCTCCATTAAAAAATGCCAACCAGATTGGTTTGTGGTATGAACTTTATTTAAAAGAAGGAACAGGGAAGACTGATGATGAGAAACGTATGCTccaaaaagaaaacattcccaAATTAGTAGCAATGATAAGATGTGGAGATCTTTGGCAGTTTAAATTATCCCTTCCAATCGAAggaacttttaaaatttgttgcTATGGTGGTCCCTATAAGTCCACTATGGCCCGAATAGCTGAATTTAGAGTAGACTGCAAGGAACGAAAAAAAGACTGTAGAATATTGCCCTTTGACCCCGGTCGAGTTGGGTTTGGGCCCGGACCAGCTGCTGCGTCTGCTGgattttttcttccatctcatgCTGGGGGATTGGTACCTGTTAACGCTAAATCTACCATAGAAATTTCTTTCACCGTCGAAAAAATAGTCATTGAACGAACTACAATACGTGCCACATTATACACGACTAACAAAGATCAAACAGTACTCCAAGAAAACGTCAGTGTTCGAACCAGTGTAGAAACCAGCACCGTATATTTTGATGCTGAAGTGCCAGATGAAGGGGAATATGCCTTGTCTATAAACACGGTGAGGCAATCACAGACGACGCAAACGACGCAAACAAGCACAGCCGTTTCTAATGGCAAATCCCAACAACATGCTCATGTTCGCGAGGAAACGTCGAATGTTTGCAATTACTTACTCTCTACTTTCGCAAAATCAAAAGAG AAACTTAACCAAAAACTTGCTCGAAGTGAATTGCAAAGTTCACTAGAATCAGCCCCAAAGCACGGAGAGGGTCTTACAAAAGGCATCAAGAATATTGAAAACGGAATCAAAAAATGTCTGAAGCAAAAAATTATGTCATCTGATAACCAAATTGTCGTAGCAAAATCAAAGTTAGAACATCTCAGAATTAAAAACG AGGTTCGAAATGCAAAGCTACGTAGAAATTTGTACGTGACGATGGGAACAATTCACATGATAAAGAACTCTTCTCTAAGTAGAATATGCGATAAAGAAATACAAGAACTCGAAGAATTTAAAATGGAATTAGAACAGCTTCAAAAATTTCCCCAAGAACCACCTTCTTTACACTGGGCGATCGGAGAACTTGCAAACTCCCATACTTTATGGGATGAAATAAACAACACCGTCAAAGCATTCCTCACGCTTCTTGGAGAACCACCTGAGTCTTTAAAG ACATGGAACGACATGCTCAATGTCTTGCGCCCACCTGCTGATATGCCTCCGATGTTGAGTATTACAGCCCGTATCAAGGAATTGGAAACGTCAGGCGCACCTAAGGAGGGAGTTGATTTGGAAAATGTTACCAAGTGTCTGAAGACGTATAGCATAGACCAGGTTAGGAATATTAACGTTGGAGCCGCTGTGATGTATGAATGG GTCTTAAAGAATTCAGGTCAAAAAACAG ACAAATGA